In Leptospiraceae bacterium, one genomic interval encodes:
- a CDS encoding transposase zinc-binding domain-containing protein, whose protein sequence is METSQQEEMLVRKRILEVAEVFRKNEKEFFSVYGNSLTRNEVKAYYAIRNCRTETLGGHVDKCSHCGFEKNSYNSCRNRHCPKCQFLKKRNG, encoded by the coding sequence ATGGAAACATCACAACAAGAAGAGATGTTGGTCAGAAAGAGGATACTGGAAGTAGCTGAAGTTTTTCGAAAAAATGAAAAAGAATTCTTTTCTGTCTATGGAAATTCCTTAACTCGAAACGAGGTAAAAGCGTATTATGCGATCAGGAATTGCAGAACAGAGACGCTAGGTGGTCACGTAGATAAATGTAGTCACTGTGGATTCGAAAAGAATTCCTACAATTCCTGTCGAAATCGGCATTGTCCTAAATGTCAGTTTTTGAAAAAGAGAAATGGTTAG